One region of Armigeres subalbatus isolate Guangzhou_Male chromosome 3, GZ_Asu_2, whole genome shotgun sequence genomic DNA includes:
- the LOC134223185 gene encoding pickpocket protein 28-like yields MQYLAPSKRSPIEKVFWVAIFIGSISACTILSRAIYRKWQQTPVIIAINERMTPIWEIPFPAITICPEVHNYTASEFRVECVYFAYPYKECEVTTTLVGEMPCATFNVLSARQMFHPEVLSNVTNYRYLRDITEVSSWNLELGYNNSNRIPSYPIRAFRIGTLHGVSVTIQQRSIPEANRHRPNTTASFQIILHVPNEYPQSSNVYYEIPANQDGELHITPHMTTTSNELEDYLPTKRQCYYQGERKLKYFQHYTVANCELESMDDYITEYCGCAMFPAPGRENISACSVGKEDSYCWIAQQEDIQYSMSFDRIHLYPKPEDDCLPACTSISYDADVTVFPTKRFQRTENSITTTNLWLGFRTPQFVAWKRRELFSETDLIASIGGLVGLFIGASLLSAMELIYFFTVRLWMVVPPGVGKDGGGSGCTRCGKCGVIGGDQCSEKPPASGEER; encoded by the exons ATGCAATATCTGGCACCGAGCAAGCGGTCGCCGATCGAAAAAGTGTTTTGGGTGGCGATTTTCATCGGGTCCATATCGGCTTGCACGATTTTGTCGCGAGCGATCTATCGAAAGTGGCAACAAACTCCGGTAATTATTGCAATCAATGAGAGGATGACACCAATATGGGAGATTCCGTTTCCTGCGATCACCATTTGTCCGGAGGTGCACAACTACACCGCTAGCGAGTTTCGAGTCGAGTGCGTGTACTTCGCTTATCCGTACAAGGAGTGTGAAGTGACGACCACTTTGGTTGGTGAAATGCCTTGTGCTACGTTCAACGTGCTGTCAGCGAGACAGATGTTCCACCCGGAAGTGTTGTCCAATGTCACAAACTATCGATACCTTCGAGACATAACGGAAGTGTCATCCTGGAACCTTGAACTTGGTTACAACAACAGCAATCGTATTCCTTCCTATCCGATACGTGCATTTCGGATAGGAACCCTGCACGGTGTCTCGGTGACCATACAGCAACGATCGATCCCGGAAGCTAATCGCCATCGTCCAAACACGACTGCATCGTTCCAAATCATCCTGCACGTGCCGAACGAATACCCCCAAAGCTCGAACGTTTACTACGAGATCCCAGCCAATCAGGACGGCGAATTGCACATCACTCCTCACATGACGACAACCTCCAACGAGCTGGAAGACTACCTCCCCACCAAACGGCAATGCTACTACCAAGGTGAACGAAAACTGAAGTACTTCCAGCATTACACCGTCGCCAATTGCGAACTTGAATCCATGGACGACTACATCACCGAATACTGCGGATGTGCCATGTTCCCGGCCCCCGGACGTGAAAACATCAGCGCGTGCAGCGTCGGCAAGGAAGACTCCTACTGTTGGATCGCACAGCAAGAAGACATCCAGTACAGCATGTCTTTCGATCGGATCCACCTCTATCCGAAGCCAGAAGACGACTGCCTCCCAGCCTGCACGTCGATCTCCTACGACGCCGATGTCACGGTTTTCCCCACCAAACGGTTCCAGCGAACGGAGAACAG CATAACCACCACCAATCTATGGTTGGGCTTTCGGACGCCGCAGTTTGTCGCGTGGAAGCGGCGGGAGCTGTTCAGCGAAACCGATCTGATTGCCAGCATCGGCGGTCTGGTGGGGCTGTTCATTGGCGCTAGCCTGTTGAGTGCGATGGAGCTAATTTACTTCTTCACCGTTCGGCTGTGGATGGTTGTGCCGCCCGGTGTTGGAAAGGACGGTGGTGGTAGCGGTTGTACGCGTTGTGGTAAATGCGGTGTCATAGGTGGTGATCAATGCAGTGAGAAACCGCCAGCCAGCGGCGAAGAGCGGTGA